A window from Setaria italica strain Yugu1 chromosome VIII, Setaria_italica_v2.0, whole genome shotgun sequence encodes these proteins:
- the LOC101763762 gene encoding uncharacterized protein LOC101763762 translates to MDVAPSPPTPSPYTKDQCLKDNADSVKFFVILAVLAMFLLHVLGSLRRRSSHTLLHSIVMGVYTLSYPLVGYTVGLMKSSNFYYEDFTVWAVFLLLLLGSTDNLTVCRLSDNDNWKSIHFKHILKGFWLVLIIMTITNYENNIYGNKLLYRYPLYAIVLVVILKGYVRIASMRMVSKSYVCKKVKVIAEYMQQQHKDNLAVPFDPVTMEGYRYIVAGEKYCIKRWSGCTPCYKGGDLMVITVEKIWQCTGRLLVHERGKVLKDLCLSVALSKMLNRRFIGFRLSEAGHEKAHDFVFKGLLAGDKPHQRAFRVIEEELVFVHDLYYTRYSYLYQKGRYIALCLPIVMLGLCSWLTYLLVKYSESNSVQAATSFVTVVVGFLEACQLYLYISSGWFKVALIQSYINTPFLRRSRCLELIIGLLLRLKAFAPWKRNLGQYCILQEVGRKHRVRNCLHYATLRLLDKASKNGLKKSEKVSENVKKAIVDSLLGSNGNLTNGVTSLQNNGVNFLSWACDASTTDGAVARTIVVWHIATTLCEQKLNKQAKEEDAVKTASTLSKYCMHLLAFAPNLMPDHIFISESILDQSIDEASKLLKDAKDKKIKGKNKKIEGRCEILMEINTHGCVGDEKKLVVQGVHLARQLIDNIQDFNTRWKVLSHFWAEMMLYVSPSDDAREHLEVLAKGGEFITHLWALLTHAGVLKRGPIEPKDVV, encoded by the coding sequence ATGGATGTGGCACCGAGTCCTCCCACACCCAGTCCCTATACCAAAGATCAGTGCCTTAAAGATAATGCAGATAGCGTAAAATTTTTTGTCATCCTGGCCGTTCTCGCCATGTTCCTCCTGCACGTACTGGGTTCCTTACGCCGGCGGTCGAGCCACACGCTCCTCCATTCTATCGTGATGGGAGTCTACACGCTCTCCTATCCGCTGGTGGGCTATACCGTTGGGCTGATGAAATCTTCCAATTTCTACTACGAAGACTTCACTGTGTGGGCAGTGTTCCTTCTTCTGCTCCTCGGCAGCACGGACAACCTCACGGTTTGCCGCCTTAGCGACAACGACAACTGGAAGAGCATCCACTTCAAACACATCCTTAAGGGATTCTGGCTGGTGCTAATCATTATGACGATTACAAATTATGAGAATAACATCTACGGCAACAAACTTCTCTACAGGTATCCGTTGTATGCCATCGTGTTGGTCGTCATCCTCAAGGGGTATGTGAGGATCGCTTCCATGAGGATGGTGAGCAAATCCTATGTCTGCAAGAAGGTTAAGGTGATCGCCGAatatatgcagcagcagcacaaggaCAACCTGGCGGTGCCCTTCGATCCTGTGACCATGGAAGGCTACCGGTACATCGTCGCTGGCGAGAAGTACTGCATCAAGCGGTGGTCTGGTTGCACACCATGTTACAAGGGGGGCGACTTAATGGTTATCACCGTGGAGAAGATCTGGCAGTGCACAGGGAGGCTGCTGGTCCATGAGCGGGGCAAGGTGCTCAAGGACTTGTGCCTCTCTGTGGCACTCTCCAAGATGCTCAACCGAAGGTTTATTGGCTTCAGACTCTCAGAGGCGGGGCATGAGAAAGCCCATGACTTTGTGTTCAAAGGCCTGCTCGCCGGGGACAAGCCACATCAGAGGGCCTTCAGGGTCATCGAGGAAGAGCTTGTTTTTGTCCATGACTTATATTACACAAGGTATTCTTACCTTTACCAAAAGGGTCGATACATTGCCCTCTGTCTGCCCATCGTCATGCTTGGCTTATGCTCGTGGCTCACCTATCTGCTCGTCAAGTACTCCGAGAGTAACTCTGTGCAGGCTGCCACCTCATTTGTAACTGTTGTCGTGGGATTCCTGGAGGCATGCCAGCTCTACCTGTACATATCCTCAGGTTGGTTCAAGGTGGCACTAATACAGAGCTACATAAACACACCATTTTTGCGAAGAAGCCGTTGCCTTGAGTTGATCATAGGCCTTCTTTTGAGGTTGAAGGCGTTTGCACCATGGAAACGCAATCTTGGGCAGTACTGTATCCTCCAGGAGGTTGGCCGCAAACATAGGGTTAGGAATTGTCTCCATTATGCTACGCTGCGCCTGCTGGACAAGGCTAGTAAGAATGGACTTAAGAAATCAGAAAAGGTGTCCGAAAATGTGAAGAAAGCCATCGTTGATTCCCTGTTAGGAAGCAACGGCAACCTGACGAATGGGGTAACATCGCTGCAAAACAATGGCGTCAATTTTCTCTCATGGGCATGCGATGCTAGTACTACTGACGGAGCGGTGGCTCGCACCATTGTGGTCTGGCACATTGCTACAACCCTGTGCGAGCAGAAGCTGAATAAGCAAGCCAAAGAAGAAGACGCTGTCAAAACGGCCTCCACTTTATCCAAGTACTGCATGCATCTCCTTGCTTTTGCACCTAACCTCATGCCCGACCACATCTTCATATCAGAATCCATACTTGATCAGTCAATCGACGAAGCAAGCAAGTTACTCAAAGACGCCAAGGACAAGAAGAtcaagggcaagaacaagaagatcgAGGGCAGGTGTGAGATACTAATGGAAATTAACACCCATGGTTGTGTTGGTGATGAAAAAAAGCTTGTTGTGCAGGGCGTTCACCTTGCAAGGCAACTGATTGATAACATACAAGACTTCAATACACGGTGGAAGGTGCTATCTCATTTCTGGGCGGAGATGATGCTGTATGTCTCGCCATCCGACGATGCTCGGGAGCACCTGGAAGTTCTTGCAAAAGGAGGGGAGTTCATCACGCACCTTTGGGCGCTGCTCACGCATGCCGGTGTGTTGAAGCGAGGACCTATAGAGCCAAAGGATGTTGTGTGA
- the LOC101762956 gene encoding BTB/POZ and MATH domain-containing protein 2, whose translation MSSSSPTLRALGGAWRRAREAVSFSSTRVRHKTGAHLHRIDNYSGTMSAALPGHHIESAPFVVGGHEWKLHFYPNGADESASASPGRASVKLVYRGYPWWRPALLHLLRPRDVTAAYEVSVLDSEGNRVLSRAFRPRRFSAWWHEDAENVATAKELRSAAMRGGKEDGGIVVRCDVTVMKLEKESSVRWYLRQLVSKF comes from the coding sequence atgtcgtcgtcgtccccgacGCTGCGGGCGCTCGGCGGCgcgtggcggcgcgcgcgggaggcggtctccttctcctccacccgCGTGCGTCACAAGACCGGCGCGCACCTCCACCGGATCGACAACTACTCCGGGACGATGTCGGCAGCCCTCCCCGGCCACCACATCGAGTCGGCGCCGTTCGTCGTCGGCGGCCACGAGTGGAAGCTCCACTTCTACCCCAACGGCGCCGACgagtcggcgtcggcgtcaCCCGGCCGCGCCTCCGTGAAGCTCGTCTACAGGGGCTACCcctggtggcggccggcgctcCTCCACTTGTTGAGGCCGCGGGACGTGACGGCGGCGTACGAGGTGAGCGTCCTCGACAGCGAGGGGAACCGGGTGTTGAGCAGGGCATTCCGGCCGCGCCGCTTCTCCGCCTGGTGGCACGAAGACGCTGAGAACGTGGCCACGGCGAAAGAGCTGAGGTCGGCGGCGATGCGGGGCGGGAAGGAGGACGGTGGGATCGTCGTCCGGTGCGACGTCACCGTGATGAAGCTCGAGAAGGAATCAAGCGTCAGGTGGTACCTTCGTCAGTTAGTTAGCAAATTTTAA
- the LOC101763361 gene encoding putative wall-associated receptor kinase-like 16, whose protein sequence is MPAVIIVVAVVATFAIFEVKRRKHRRFFDRNGGDILKSMGINIFTEGQLKKITNGYKKSIGEGAFGKVYIGVTDDSQQVAVKCSTAKGDVLPQEEFVNEITFQFRISHANLVRLVGCCLETDVPMLVFEFVPRGSLHSVLHGAGKTLPLSLPVRLDIAIGSAEALTYMHSHGGHNHVHGDIKSGNILLDDNLTPKVSDFGSAKLVSVASRYSKWCVSGDMSYIDPIYIKSGRFTEKSDVYSFGVVLLELVTRKPAKYGDNSLYIDFIRSFKEEGNGRKLYDEEILSGDDDARSHHHMECLDKISRLPVQCLKEDVDERPTMAEVVEELKEVKAIASGGLSSVAS, encoded by the coding sequence ATGCCTGCAGTAATAATTGTTGTCGCCGTCGTAGCAACTTTCGCAATTTTCGAGGTAAAGAGGCGAAAGCACAGGAGGTTTTTCGACAGAAACGGCGGTGACATACTCAAGAGCATGGGCATTAACATCTTCACGGAGGGTCAACTGAAGAAAATCACAAACGGCTACAAAAAATCTATCGGAGAAGGTGCCTTTGGCAAGGTCTACATAGGGGTAACCGATGACTCCCAACAGGTTGCCGTTAAGTGCTCCACTGCGAAAGGCGATGTTCTTCCACAGGAGGAGTTCGTTAACGAGATCACCTTCCAGTTCCGCATCAGCCATGCAaaccttgtccgcctcgtcggGTGCTGCCTCGAGACAGACGTTCCCATGCTTGTCTTCGAGTTTGTCCCCAGAGGCAGCCTACACAGCGTCCTCCATGGCGCCGGCAAGACGCTCCCTCTGTCCTTGCCAGTGCGCCTGGACATTGCCATTGGCTCAGCGGAAGCTCTTACCTACATGCACTCGCACGGTGGCCACAACCACGTCCATGGCGATATCAAGTCCGgcaacatcctcctcgacgaTAACCTCACACCCAAGGTCTCTGATTTCGGGTCGGCGAAGCTCGTGTCCGTCGCCAGCAGGTACTCCAAGTGGTGTGTGTCAGGGGACATGAGCTACATAGACCCAATATACATAAAGTCTGGCCGCTTCACGGAGAAGAGCGACGTCTACAGCTTTGGTGTGGTGCTCTTGGAGCTCGTCACCAGGAAGCCGGCCAAGTACGGGGACAATAGCCTCTACATAGACTTCATCAGGTCCTTCAAGGAGGAGGGCAATGGAAGGAAGTTGTACGACGAAGAGATCTTGtctggtgatgatgatgcccgatcacatcatcacatggaatGTCTTGACAAGATCAGTAGGCTCCCGGTCCAATGCCTCAAGGAAGACGTGGATGAGAGACCGACCATGGCTGAGGTGGTGGAGGAACTTAAGGAAGTGAAGGCAATAGCCAGCGGAGGCTTAAGTTCTGTTGCAAGCTAA